CGCTAGGTCATCTTCTCCCCAAAACCAAAGAGGAGGAGGGTCCCTGACCTCATGTGATGCCCTTAATTTTAGTGTCGGTGTGGCCTTAAAACCACTCCCATTAGGTCACTATATAACTGGGATGAGTATGTGAGACTCCATATCCAACTGATCAGTTCCTCTTCTTTCTTTTTTGGGTTTGGTCTTCCCCAATGAAGATCTCTCATCTGTGCCTCTTCTTGTCCTTGTTGATCTTTGGAGCCAGCAGCTTTTGCTACGCCGATGATCATAAGACAGTTGAGGTAGTTGGTTTTGGAGAATGTACCGACTGTGCTGAGAAGAGCATTAAGACCATTCATGCTTTTTCAGGTATATTTATACGTACAGTTTTCATTTCTAGCTTGTTTCACATTGAAGTGTCGTCTAGCTTGTACGTGTTAATTTTGTGCATGTCATACATGTTCTGAGCTTTGTTGATCGGTTTTGCAGGTCTAGGTGTTACAATCGACTGCAAGACCGAAAGCGGCAACTTCGAGAGGAGAGGAGCCGGCAAGTTCAATGAGGAAGGCAAGTTTTCGGTGTCGATCCCGAAAGAGATTGTGAAAGATGGAGGATTGAAGGAGGAGTGCTATGCACAGCTCCACAATGCAAAGGCCACACCATGTGGTGCTCATGATGGACTTGATTCCACCAAAGTGGTGTTCATTTCTAAAAACAGTGATGGCAAACAAACCTTTGGAATTGCCGGTACTAAACTGAAATTCTCACCAGCTACATGCCCTTCTGCTTTCTTTTGGCCTCACTTTAAACACCCTCTTCCCAAATTGACCAAACCACACCCTTTCTTTAAACACCCTCTTCCCAAATTGACCAAACCACACCCTTTCTTTAAACACCCTCCAATTTTCCCTTTCCCTCCAAAAATTTACCCTCCATTCCCACCCAAGGTCACTATTCCTCCATTCTATAAGAAACCCTTCCCTCCCAAGGTCACTATTCCTCCATTCTATAAGAAACCCTGCCCTCCCAAGATCCCTATTTTCAAGAAGCCTCTCCCCCCACCAGTCCCAGTTTATGTAAAGCCCCTCCCTCCACCAGTCCCAGTTTACCAAAAGCCTCTCCCTCCACCAGTCCCAGTCTACAAGAAGCCACTCCCTCCACCAGTCCCAGTCTACGAGAAACCAAACCCTCCACCAGTTCCAGTCTACAAGAAACCATGCCCTCCACCAGTTCCAGTGAAGAAACCACAACCTCCACCAGTCCCAGTTTACAAAAAGCCCCATCCTCCAAAAGCACCCAAAAAAGTATGCCCTCCACCAGTCCCTGTCAAGAAGCCAACTCCACCACCAGTCCCTGTGTACAAAAAGCCACTTCCACCGCCGGTTCCGGTGTACACAAAACCGCTTCCACCGCCGGTTCCGGTGTACACAAAACCGCTTCCACCGCCGGTTCCCGTGTACACAAAACCGCTTCCACCACCTGTCCCAGTGTACACAAAACCACTGCCACCTCCAATCCCATTTTACAAGCCAAAACCGCACCCATGGTTCAAGCCAAAGCCACACCCATGGTTCAAGCACCCATTCTTGAAGCCTCTGCCTCCATTCCCCAAGATCCCTCATCATCCTTTCTTTAAGAAACCACCACCATACCCACCACAGAGTACTTCTCCCAAGGTTTAATTTGCTTGCCCTAGACTGCAGGCCTTCATTTATTTGTTTACATGTAACTAGCTGCAGGATGATGAATATTGTTGTGTGATGATCAAGCCACTTGCATGAGTGGAATAATAAATTATAATTCCTTCAAGCCATAGAGAGATAGAAATCGAGGAGCAGTACTGTTGTTATAGAGAAAGTGATATCAGGATAACTGAGAGAGTGCAAGTGAGAGAGGGTCCGTACTGCAAGTGAAACAAAGTGTTTCTTGATTCTATTTATTGATGAGTTTGACTTGTGTTGATTGTGTTTCTAGTTCTACGCGTATACCGTATACGTACGTCTGTAATCTGCAATAATGTTTGTAAATAAAAATTTCAGTCTTTCAGATGCATATATGGGACTCTGGAAACTCCCACCAAAATTGAGCATATACTATATACCAATCGTTAAGTTAATTTTCGCGTTGTGAAGTTTGTAATTAAGATATGGGATTATGAATGTTAATTGTGTGATGATCATCCGGTGAAGACTAGTGTTCAAATTCCCACCCTTTTCATGATAAGATATATATACCAAACTCGATCTCTACTCTAGTCTCTACTACATCTTTGTTCCTATTATAAGTTGCATATCTCGATCCTGAGCTGTACAGTGTTCTTTGATAAATTGTTTACTTTCTTATGGAAGTCATGATCGAAATGGTAAAAGATCATTCATGTTGAGCCATGAATTTCAGCGTATATAGGAAACCTTGTTGTATTGTTTAACATTAAGACTTCATAGCCAACGACCAAATCTTAATGCATGTAGGAAACCTTATTGTCATATTAGGAAACCTTGTTGTATGATAAAAGATCGTGATCGTATTGTTTAACATTAAGACATGAAGTAGGAAACCTTGTCCTGAGTGAATACTGCTTCTTTGGTGCTCAATCTCTGCCTATGTATACTAATCGGATCACCCATCAACAATTACAATTCAAAATCGTCTGTAAGCACAAAATATCTCCCGTAATAGAGAATGGCATTGGCTGCTAAAGACGGGGCTCCGGTTATCGGTATAGATCTTGGAACAACTTATTCATGCGTCGGCGTTTGGCAACACGATCACGTAGAGATTATAGCCAACGACCAAGGCAACAGAACCACACCGTCCTATGTTGCTTTCACGTGTTTGATTGGTGATGCCGCTAAAAACCAAGGCACGGTAAACCCAACAAACACTATCTTCGGTACGTGATCGATCTATTCTATATTTCTCAACTAATCAAATATTAACTTGAACAAGGCTAATCTTTATATGCATTGATTAATAGATTCTATGTTGCCTTAGGCTTCGATGCCTCTGCATGTAATTCTAAACGTGCCTATGTCACAAAAATCAACACAATTTTGACCGCATATCATCTTCTTCTAGCTAGATTCTATTCATAATATTCAACTGAATATGTTTTTTTTTTTTTACATTCTTTCAGGCGTGAAGAGATTGATGGGCAGAAAATTTAGTGACACATGTGTTAAGAGTGATATAAAATTATGGCCTTTTAAAGTTCGTGGTGTGGGTGACAAGTCCATGATTGTTATCGACTACAAGAATGAGAAGAAGCAATTTTCAGCTGAGGAAATATCTTCAATGATTCTTAGTAAGATGCGGCAAATAGTAGAGACGTATCTTGGGACGACGATAAAGAATGTTGTTGTAACAGTTCCAGCATACTTTAATAACTTTCAATGACAAGCGACAAAAAATGCTGGTGTGATTGCTGGCTTGAATGTGATGCGTATTATTAATGAGCCTACAACGGCAGCTATTGCATATGGTCTTAACAAAAGGGCAACGACTATTGGTGGTAGAAATGTTCTTATTTTCGATCTTGGTGGTGGTACTTTTGATGTATCGCTTGTCAAAATACAAGACGAGATTTTTGAGGTAAAAAGCTACTAGAGAAAATACAAATCTTGGGGGTGAAGATTTTGATGATAGAATGATGGACCATTTTGTTCAAGAGTTCAAGACAAAACACAATAAGGACATCATCAATGACCCAAAAGCATTAAGAAGATTGAGAACTTCTTGTGAGAGAGCAAAAATAACTCTTTCTTCAACAACTGAAACCACCATCGAGATTAATTATTTATTTGAGGGTATCGACTTCAACTCTAAAATAACAAGAGCAAAATTTGAGGAACTCAACATGGAACTCTTTAGAAAATGCATCGAGACTATAGAAAGATGTGTAAGTGATGCTAAAATGGATAGAAAAATAGTTGACGATGTTGTTCTTGTAGGTGGATCTACTAGAATTCCCAAGGTACAACAATTATTGCAGGATTTCTTTAATGGTAAAGAGCTTTCCATGAGCATAAATCCTGACAAAGTAGTTGCATATGGTGCTGCCCTACAAGCTGCAATTTTGCGTGGTGGCATTGAGAAGGTGCAAGACTTACTCTTGTTGGATGTAACTCCACATTCCCTTGGCTTAATGCGCCACATAGGAGACTATGATGTTCTTATCCCAAAAAACACAACTATTCCCACAAAAAAAACTAAAGTTTACACAACTATCCATCAAAACCAAAGTGGTTTGATAGTTGATGTATATGAGGGTGAAGAAAAAAGAGCCGAACAAAACAAATTATTAGGTCAATTTTTGCTTGATGGAATACCTGCTGCTCCAAAAGGGGTACCTCAACTCGTTGTTTGCTTCGAGATTGATGCCAATGGGATTTTGATTGTATCCGCTGAGGAGAAACGACTCCGACTTAAGAACAAGATCGTAATTTCCAATTATAGATGCGGATGTGGATTATCTAGTGTGGAAATTGCGAAGATGATTAAGGACGCGAAGAAGTACAACTTAGAGAACAAAGAATATAATAAGAAAATAGAGGCTAAGCATGCATCGGATGACTGCCCAGTGTAGGCTAATTGACGCTAGGCTAATCAGAGTTGAAGTTCCATGACTCTCATTGCATAGTTACAGATAATATGTTTGTAATTGTTAATTTCTATTTTTCTTAAATGTGTAATTGTTAATTTCTATTGGAGTTTATAATTTATATGTGAACAAGACGTCAAGATGTCTGCGAATTTTCTTCTTTCATCTTGGAGTCTTTTGAATGGCGTCCATGTTTGGTTCATGGAATCAAACCATTGAGAAAAGAAAGTCATTGTTTTCCATTGTTTGAAAACCAAAGGAAAAAAAGTGGGAAAGAAATTGTTTTCCATTGTTTGGAAACCAAAGGGAAAAGAGAGAAATGGGAGAGGAAAGGCTCGGGTCAACACTTGTTTTGGTGTTTTTACCAGGTCGACCCAACTCTTCTTTTAAAACGAAATGGGTGGCCCATATTTCATCTAAGATTTGATCTAACGGCCCAAATTAAATCTCTGTTTTCATATTTTCAAATAATGTAATTGCTTACCGAAATTTTGATAAATCATAGAAAATACATCGACGCCTTGAAAAATAATCTAAAGACGGTGGTGAACTCGTGTCGACGCGTGCTTCGACAACGGGGCCTAAAATCGAAGACTTGACATTTTGAAAAAAAAAAAAAAAGAGACTAAAAAAAGGAACCAAACATATAAATTTTGATTGTAAAATTTAATAAACAATCACTGTCACGTGGCGACCCAGAAACTAAAATTGTGAGTGAAAACTCCAATCCAATGTTAGTGTCACATGACGACCCAGGTAACACCCATAGGCCATAACTTAAGCTTTCCCCAACGAAGGGAAATACCATGGTGAGTATATATATTTTGACATGTATGATATGAGTCCCGTTTAGATAATGCATCGTTACATTTGTTATTTATGCTCAAATATTATTGAATCTCAATTTAAGATCGAGAATTTACTGAATTATTATTCTATATATATTGAAATAAATTTTTGATAAGAGTCAAACATAACTGAATAAAAATATATTTTTAAGAACAATGAAATCATAAAAGTAACCTAGACAACCCGTGGGATTTCATGTTATAATTACTTTTTGGGTTTTAGGAGCATAAACATGGCCATAAGCATTAACCAAAAAAAATTCTGAGAGTTTCGCCAAAAGCGCGAAAAAAATCAAACTAGACATAAAACCCTCAACCTACTCAACTCCTACTCAACTCTCTGGGGGCTCCTCCGTCAATGGCCACCGTCGACGCCTCTCTCTGGTGGGACCCCTTCTCTCTCTTACTCACCGACCTCGAGAACGCTCCTCTCTCCGACGAGCTCCCTCCCAATCTGGTAAAACCTAACCCTCTCTTCCCCTCCTTCTCTCATCTTCTATGCATTTGTATCTCCAAGTCTTCAATTCGCTTCCTGCGGTGTTGCTTAGGTCAAGAAATTGAAGGCCAATCACGCCTGGTTCGTCGACACAGTCTCCCTCTTCAAGCCGCCCAGCGAGAAATCGAAGGCCGCTTTGGATTCACAGCTCGTCAAAATCGGCTCTCACCAGCTGGATGTCAAGCCTGAATTGAAAGACAAGGCTCTCACTATCAGCTCCTATTTGGTGAGTTCGAGCTTTTAATTCACTCTACAGTTGTGTTTCTTGTTCGTGAATTGAATATTTGTGCATTAATCTTTGGAAATTGTACTTCTTTTATGCTTGTTGACTGTATCGATTGTATTGCCGATTGTCGAGTTAGTTTGATGTTTTGATTTCAGTGTCTAGATGAGGTGCAATCGTACATTCTCGTGGAGAGGTCTCTTAAGGAAAACAATGTAGCTCTTGACTCTGAGGCGCACGAGTATGTTCATGCGGTTAGTATCTCACTCGCAATGTGTAACTGAATCAAGCGTTGGAATGTCAAGTTATTGCTTCTTGTGAAATGTGCTTGTGAATTGTGACACTTTTTTTCTTATGCATGCAGGTGTTGATTCACTATTACATTGAGCGGCAGTGCTTGCTGAAGTGTACCAGGAGTATTCTCATGCTTGCTTGTAAGTCATTTACTTCTCTAGGATATCGTTGCTACTTTCTGAAGCTGAACTTCCAACAATGTTTGAAATATGTACTTACAATTACACGTTGGATGCAACACAGTGTCTCTAGGAATTGACTCTGAAGAACGTAACAGTATTAAGGAGGAAGCACTGAAGTTGATTTCTGATGGATTGGAGAAGAAATTAATATATGTGCTGCAAGACCTTTTATCTTCCAATCCCCCTGAAGAAATGGTATGTTCCAGTCCTGGCACTGTTATATATGGTTCTTATGTAATTGTATTGACTTTACTCGTTTAAAATATATGATCTATCCCGGACCATTTTGGTTAATACCCCATTCACGTGTTCTTAACTCTTCCATAATTTCATTCTTGTGGGTTATCAATATACAGAATACTGAAAGTTGGTTGATGTTGAAATCAAATTGCACCTCTTCCCTTTTAATTAGGTAGCTGGTCCACTGATTTATAAATTTTTGTCCTTTTCAATTAAAAGTTTTTATCCTTTTAAAAAACACTATGTCTTATTGCATGCTTGACTATCTTTGACTACAATGTTGATAGTGGGATCTGGTAATCTGAGACAATGGCTATACTATCTTCTGTATTTTTTATTTACTAGGCTTGCATTTTGATACTTGATAGTGTGTTGAAGTTATTTTGCTACTAAAAATTGAGGTACTGGTGAGATTGGTCACTGTAAAAGCGGCTGGAGGAAGTTATTTTTAGTGAATATTAACAATAGCTTCCTGTGCTTATGTGATATTTTATGGCCGAAGAAACATGTATTAGTTGTGTACATTTATTTGGCTATGTCCGTATTACATTCATATATTTGCTAGCAGTCCAGCACAGAAGAGTATATGCAGGTTTAGCTTTTGTTAATCAGATATATCAGTAACTGTTTAGTGTGCTAGCTTATTTAGTCCTATGGTTCCTTGATTACATGCCCATGTACGGAAGTGTGTATTACCATATGCATACATGCATGCTTTTGTTTGAGGACCTGATGTTGTCTTGTCTGGATGCTTTATTAGGATGTTGATCTTTTCAGTTTGTGGGCTGAGGAGACACTAATCGAAGACAATTTGGTTTTGGATATTCTTTTCCTTGCTTATTGTGAGTCACTTTGTACTTGCAAAGGTGAAACATGGAAAGCATTATGCTTGCTCTATAAGGTATCTTGTTATCTTTGTCAAATAACTGTATTTGTTCATATTCTATTCTCTCATTCCTAATCCTTCCTCAAAACCTTTGTCTTATAGGGAATTTTATCTGGGTCATCTAACTTTGAAAAGCTGGCAATATCAACTGAAGCACTACATTCTTCTTACCAAGCCAAAGTTCAGCTTCTTCTAATTCTAATAGAAACCCTAGACCTGGAAAGTCTTCTTCGAATGGTCCATGATGAAATACCTTTCAGGTTTTTTGCTACTTGTTTAATGTTACTATTAGTAAATTATCGTGGGTGAAATCAATGATTTACTGATTCTAAATATCTCTATGCTACATAAACATCTCATTTGTTGCACTACAACAATATCATTCCCTGGCTTATGTCACTAAGAATGAAAATTCCCTTGAGGAGGGAAAGGGATGGATTCTGTACTTGTGAGGCAGATATCTGCATGCTTTGAATTCTTCAAGATAGAATTAGAATACCAAAGCATGGTTCTGTTTTGATTAGATATTGTCCACAGACCATGAATAACAAGTAGAAATGTTACTACATGAAGACTCTTAAGCCTCATTTGTTTAACTGTAATCAATCACCTACCATTCAGGTTTATATGGTAGTCTTGGTAACTCTAGAGCCACATTTACTTTAACTCCCTCCCTTTATTTTATTTTATTTTTCTAAAAATGTATCCCAGGAATGGTGAATCTGCTATTACTTTGGCTGATATCCAAGAGATTGAAGCAATAATTTCAACGTTAAATGCGTTTGAAACAAAAGAGGCGGGCCCATTAATTCTTGCATGGGCAGTGTTTCTTTGTCTGATTTCATCACTTCCGGGCAAAGAAGAAAATGACATACTAATGGTATGTCATATGTGCAGATGTTGCTTCATCTTCCAGTCTATTTGAATATTATCAATGATTACTGATTTTAATTTTATCCTATTTTCCAGGAAATTGATCATGTTGGTTACGTTCGCCAAGCATTTGAGGCGTCATCTTTGACTTATTTTGTAGAAATCCTTGAAAGTGATGTGTTGAAGGAATCTGATGTAAGTTATTCTCATTTTAGGTGCGAGGGTACAGAGTGATTTGTTCTAGGTGTTTTCCAGTATGTTGAGGTTCATTGGTTTTCCCCTTTACTGCTTTTCCTGTTAAAAGACTTGGGATACGTTATCTGAAGTTTCAAGTAGTTTTGATTGCATTGTTTAGGGCTTTTAAGTATTTTTCTTCGGTCTCTTTCCCTCTTCATTTCCATAAAAAGAAGTGATAACCTTCTTCTTCTTTTTTTAGGGGCCTGTTGCTGGTTATCTGAGTGTGTTGAGAACTATTATATCTGCATTTATCGCAGCTTATGAGATCAATCTCCAGGTAAATGTACGGTGCACAAGTGCAAATTCATATAAGCTTTTGTAGGATGCATTTCTTATTTCTTTTGATTTGTCCAATATGCAGATGGAAGATGGCACTCTTATGTTAATACTGGATATTCTTTGCAAAATCTATCAGGGAGAGGTTTGGACATGGCTTTTATCTACAGCATCTGTGGTTCTGATCAATAGATTCTTTAATCCTAGTTGTTATTAGTGTATTATCACTCATTTGTTTCTCTCAATTTTGCAGGAGTCACTTTGTATCCAGTTCTGGGACCGAGGAAGTTTTATTGATGGTCCTATCCGGTGTCTTCTTTGCAACTTAGAGAGTGAATTTCCTTTCAGGACTGTGGAGCTTGTTCGCCTTCTATCATCCCTTTGTGAAGGAACTTGGCCTGCTGAATGTGTGTGAGTATACTTATATGGCATATTGTTCGTATTTAGTTTTGATATGTTCTTTTAACAAAATGAGTTATAAATCTGGTCGCCCTTTGGGTGCTGAATTGACTTCAATTTGGTTCTGAGGTAGTCCTCAGGTCAGGCTTCTTTTATTTAGGTGCTGAAACATAGGCATACTTGATGGATTTTGAAGCCTACAATACAGAGGGAGCAATAGGAAAACTTTTTCTTGCTGCTATTTTGAAGCAAAACAATGAGAACTAGAGAACAAAATTACAGCAGTACTGCGGGTACAGTTCTTGTAGATTAATTGGAAACTTTTTTATAATCAATATCTGGTCTGGTCTGGTCTTGCATTGAAAGCTTACAGCATTAATGCAGTGACTAAAGCAGATATTATTCGTAGTAGCTTGGGAATGACCAATGTCTGAACCTTACGAGTCCAGTCAAAAGATGGGATTCATCTTCACTATTTGGTATAATATGTTCATGCGTTTGTGGGAGTATTACCCTCTATACTGAAGATTTTGCTGGTTTTGTGCAAGCCTTTTCTTTTGAAATATGATGTTTACACATTTTTCACGGCAACACTCCCTAATCCCTAGGGAATGGCTGAAAAAAGCTCCTTATGATTATGTTTATTTTTTTAATCTTTTCCTATACAAATGTTTGATGCTTATTCTATTTTGATGTGTATTCTAATCAATTTGCTCTTTCTGTGAGCAGGTACAACTTTCTGGATAAGTCTGTTGGGGTATCATCCTTGTTTGAGATTGCGAACAATTCCTTTAGGGATGTCCTCTCTCAAACTGTTGAGACGAACTTCCCATTGCATGTTCCTGGACTTGAAGGATTGGTCATTCCCAGTAAAACTTGTGGCAGTATATTGAGATTAGTTGGTGAAAATACTGCTCTTGTTCGATGGGAGGTAAATGATCAATTACTGATGTTTGTTAATTGCTTTTTATCACTTAATTTGTTTGCATCTGGCAAGGATCTCATAGTTTCACTGACAATTGGTGATGGATTCCCAATGCATAGGCATTTTTCTCGGAATGTTGTATTTTTCTTTCTTCTTCAATGTATTTTAGTTGGTCTATCTTTCTCATGTTGTATGAAGAAGCTGTTCTTTTGGTCTTATTACTTATTACGTTTGTGGCAAAATTATCTCTATTATTCATAAGTGTAGCACTAAAATGCACATGTGTGGTAGTATTTCATTTATTTGTTAATATTTGTCTTTGTTTTCATTTGCTAGCAAAGCTGTGATTTCCCTTTTACCTGCCAATTCTATTTAGTTCTGTGCTAATTCATGTCTCTTTTATATAGTATACACAATCGGGGGTGCTAGTGTTGCTCATGCGCTTGGCCCAAGAGCTATATTTCAAAAGAAATGAAGAAGTTCTTCTTATCCTCAACCTGCTTAGCAGGATGGTTACCTTTAGCATGGTAAAGTTTTTCATTATTCTTTGCTAGAGTATGTAAGGATTTGGAACTGATGAATGAGATAATTTTCAATTATTGATGCAACCTAGTTGGCTTAGTAGTTACAAGTTAACTGCTCTGGTTAGATTGTAATATTTTATCAGTGCGTTTGTTATTATAATTATGACAAAACATTCAACTCTTCTCCGCAAATAAGTTCCAAAAGTTTCAGCATTCTGTTTAGTGTGCACAGTCAGGTGTGGACTAAATTTCTTTTCCAATTGGGAAGTTATCTAAAATTTTCATGCTCTTCAAGCTGTTGCTCATTATGTGAGTGATCAAACTACTACTCTTGAAAATAATAAATAAAAAAGTTATTATTTTGTCCAGTTGCCAGATTTAAGGCAATAATGAAACTGATACCCCTTTTTCCCTCTTATTAAGTAATTTTCCGCTGAAGAAATAGAACTATAGGTCTCCTCCTTGCCTCATAATAACTGATTCTTTTCCTCTTTACTGTACTGTTCTGAATATGTAGCCAAGTCTTCTGAGTTCAATATAAGGCCATGTTAACTGTGTTTTATGAGGTTTTGGTTCCTTGAAATTCTTGCTATTCATGTAACAATCTACTTGTGTTTTATATCTAGGCTGTGTGCTTTGCCTTGATGGATATTGGGAGCTCTTTGCATTTCCAATCAACTGGCATGAGTGGGCAGAATAACATGTGGTAATGAAGCAACCTTTTGTGCGTTGTTGGGATTTTCTTTTCTCTTTCTTTCCTATATTAAAATGTCATCTCATTGTGTATTTGTTTTTCATCCAGGGTGGTTGAGATGATTAGCACTTTAGTGAGAAGGTTATCTCCTACTCCTAGTGGTGCTGCTCTAATGTCCGTGGCTATAAACACTTTGGCAAAGATGTTAAAATGGTAACTTCATTGTCTATCTTCATTGAGTTGTTCTGAATTTTTTATTTACTTTCCTTTGGTTCAGTATGACTATAAAGAACAAAAAAGTTGTTTGCTTTGTCATTTCCATTGCAGTTATTCTTATTATTTGGTAGATTCCTTCCCATCTTGGCTAAGGGTGTTGTGCAGTCTTTGATGAGCTTAAACTCTCTTAAGCCTCGCATGTCATCCTTCTGCTATTTATTTAATAAATGAAACCCTTTATTTTTAGAAGTAGCTAGGTGATACTGAAAGAAATGTTATGACTTAGAGGAAAGTGCTTAGGAAAGTAATTTCTAGTAAGCAAAAAGGTTTTATTAGTATAGAATAAATATAGCTATAGACATAGCAATTAAGCTCTACATTTATATTCATATGTATGAATCTGGAAAATCTTGCATCATGAAATTTGGGAGATCTCACAAAGAATAAATTGAACCACCGGTTCGTCTCCTGTATTATTTCTTAAACACAGTGAACAAGCTGTATACATATACATATATTCGTATTGTGGTTTAAGCTGTATACTCAATACATGCATTCTTTAAAAGGACATCGAAGTAAAACTGTCAGAAATGTATAATTCTGAATGTAGCTTATTGCTCCATGTGCTTATCCCAATATAATGGCTCATGCTGCCTGATTGGGTTTTTTTTTTGGTGGGGTGGGGGGGGGGGGGGGGGGGGGCGGGGGGCGGGGCGGGCGGGTGAGAGGTTTAGGTTCAATTATTTCTAGCTTAAAGTTAGTATTTTTGCCCACCTAAAATTGATTACATCTTGTTTGTTCAAGCTGATGTGAGTTCAATCGCTTCTGGTGCCAGCAGTCTTAGTTTGGCAGGACATACTTGTTTCAACTTGGAGTGCATTGTTAAACTAAATTCTCCTGTATGGGATATATCTTAGGTCTTTTAATTGTTGCTTGAACTTTTTTTTGGCATAGGCCGAATAACCTCTGTCTTAACGTTCATCTACTGTGGCAGTTCCCCTTTTCATGTTGCTGAGGTGGCCTTAAAAGCAAATATGTTTGATTTTGAGATTGGCAACAATGGTTCATCAAGGTAACATCTTAAATTGAGAAGAATTGCTTTCTATGTATTGCTGTTATTGTTCATATACAAGAGTGCGTATTATGTTTGTACTTTTGAGTAAGTTAATTGTGTGCAGTGGAGTTATATGTTGCACCATTTTTTTTTTCTTTCAGTTTTGAGTCTGGATTTCTTCATAATACCTTTTGTAAATCTGTATACCTTTGGCCATATCCATGTCTTGTTACCATTGTTCATCTCATACAGCCCTACCTATTTCCTCATGAAGGATCCAGTTATTTTATGGGATATTTCTCTCCTGTGTCACTGTTTTTTTTTTCTTTTTTTCTTTTTGGTTTTACATTTCCCCTTTTTAGTTAATGTAATGGAAAGACCAAGAATGGCTTCTAATGACATCTATGTTGGTAAAGGAGCAATCAACAAATCTTACTGCTAAATTTCTAGACGGAAGAAAAAAAAATCTTGATTGCTCTCTAAAAATCTCCTTCTCTTGTGCTTTGTATGAGGCAGCCTTGTACAATGCAGTTGAGGATTGTTTCCATGGTGTCGGGAGTTGATTATTCGTCTAATTTCTTCCACATTTGTCTTATAGTTTTCTTGTCTTTGTGGTAATGTTGATGCCTCATCAAGGCTAGGGTCAAAGTTT
The window above is part of the Fragaria vesca subsp. vesca linkage group LG2, FraVesHawaii_1.0, whole genome shotgun sequence genome. Proteins encoded here:
- the LOC101304048 gene encoding uncharacterized protein LOC101304048, whose product is MKISHLCLFLSLLIFGASSFCYADDHKTVEVVGFGECTDCAEKSIKTIHAFSGLGVTIDCKTESGNFERRGAGKFNEEGKFSVSIPKEIVKDGGLKEECYAQLHNAKATPCGAHDGLDSTKVVFISKNSDGKQTFGIAGTKLKFSPATCPSAFFWPHFKHPLPKLTKPHPFFKHPLPKLTKPHPFFKHPPIFPFPPKIYPPFPPKVTIPPFYKKPFPPKVTIPPFYKKPCPPKIPIFKKPLPPPVPVYVKPLPPPVPVYQKPLPPPVPVYKKPLPPPVPVYEKPNPPPVPVYKKPCPPPVPVKKPQPPPVPVYKKPHPPKAPKKVCPPPVPVKKPTPPPVPVYKKPLPPPVPVYTKPLPPPVPVYTKPLPPPVPVYTKPLPPPVPVYTKPLPPPIPFYKPKPHPWFKPKPHPWFKHPFLKPLPPFPKIPHHPFFKKPPPYPPQSTSPKV